Within Catenulispora sp. GP43, the genomic segment GCCGTCGAGCACCTCAAGGGTCAACACACCGGCCACCGCGCCCTCCCGGTCACGCAGGATCACCCCCGGCTGGCCGTTCACCTCGCGCGGCTCCACCTTCCCGTCGATGTCGGCCATCGACGGGAACACCGAGGCCAGCAGCCGTGCCACGTTCTCGACCCCGAACACCGTGCGGGCCAGCGCCGGGGCCTTGCCGCCGCCGTCGCCGGCCATCTGGACGTCGGCGGCGAGCAGGTCCCGCAGCGCGTCGACATCGCCGTCGCGCAGCGCGTCGCAGAATCGCGCCGCCAACTCCGTGCGGCCGGCCCGGTCGGCCTCGAACCGGGGCCGGCCGGCGTCCATGTGCCGCCGGGCCCGCACGGCCAGCTGCCGGCACGCGACCTCCGACCGCCCGACAGCCTCCGCGACCGCCGGAAAGTCGAAACCGAACACCTCGCGCAGCACGAACACCGCCCGCTCCGCCGGCGTCAGCCGTTCCAGCAGCAACAACGCGGCCATCGACACCGAGTCGGCCAACTCCGCCGCGCGCTCCGGGTCGTCGTAGGGATCCTCCAGCAACGGTTCGGGAAACCACGGCCCGACATACGCCTCACGACGCACCCGTGCCGAACGAAGCACATCGATCGAGGCCCGGGTCACCATCGCCGACAGGAAGGCCCGGGGCGATCGCGGGATCGTCGGGGAGGCCGCGTACCGCAGCCAGGTGTCCTGCACCGCGTCCTCAGCCTCGGCCACGCTGCCCAGCAGCCGATAAGCGATGGAGAACAGCAGTGGCCGCAGTTCCTCGAACTGCTCAGCACGCGCCGACGACGTGTTCACGCCAGGCCCTCCTTGAATCCCTGCCGCCAGGACGGGTAGCGCAGCTGCCAGCCGAGGTCGCGCTTGGCTTTGGCGTTGGAGAAGCCGCGTCCTTCGATCATCATCCCCACCATCATCTCCCCGGCCAGTGCCCGGGCCAGCCAGGCGGGCAGCCGGCGCGGGGGTTTGGCGCCGATGGACTGTGCGAGGTAGGGCAGCCACTGGTTCACCGGGGCCGGTTCGTCGTCGACGATGTTGAACACGCCGGTCCGGTGCTGCTCGATCGCCAGGACGGTGGCGGCTGCGGCGTCGTCCACGTGCACCCAGGAGAAGTAGCCGGTGCCGCCGCCGACGAGCGGGAACCAGCGTTTGCGCACCATCTCGACCTGCTCGTCGGAGGCGCCGGGGCCGTAGAAGGCGCCGTAGCGCAGCGCGACTCCGCCTGCTGCCACGACCGCCTCCTCCAGGTGGCTGATCGCCTTGGTGCCCTCCACGACCTGCAGCGGTTCCTCCTCGGTTTTGATCCATCCGCCCTCTCGCCGGCCGTTGAAGCTGGCGTGGCTTTGGGCCACGACGTGCGAGACACCCACCGCCTCAGCCGCGGCCAGCAGATGATCGACGCCCTCGGTGCGCAGCAGGTTGGTGGCCGCGAAGTAGCGGTCGGCCCGGCGCGGGTTGAGTCTGCCGGCGTGTTCCGTGGACAGGCCGGTCATCTGGTTCACGATCACGTCCGGCGTGGCCGCGGCGACCGCCTCCCCCACCGCGGCCGCGTCCAGCCCGTCCATCACCACACCTCGCGCACCGAGGCGCGCCAGCAGCTCCAGCTTGGCCGCGCTGGTCGTGGTGGCTGTCACCTGGTGTCCCCGGGCCACCAGCTGCGGCACCAGCCGCCGCCCGAGCGCACCGCTTCCCCCGGCAATGAATACCCGCATGATGTTGCCTCCTCCCGTTTCCGATGCCAGCACTCAGATACGACCGGCGGCGACGAACACCGCGAGCGCCAGATAGACCATGTTCAGCGCGACGAACCCGAACTGGCCGAGCCGGCCGTGCGTGACCATCGCACCGACCATCAGCGCCACCCAGCACAGGGCCGTCACCGGCACCATGACCGGTGCCACGCCGACCACCCGCGGCATGATCAGACCGACCGCGGCCAGGATCTCCACCGCGCCGATGCCCTTGACGAAGCCGACGCTCGCCTTCTCGGTCCACTCCCCGCCGTGCTGCGCGGCCAGCCTGGTCTTGGGCACGAACGACTTGGTGACGCCGCCGACCAGGGCCACCGCCGCCAGCAGCGCGGTACCGATCCACAGGGCGATGTTCACGGCTCTCTCCTCGTTGTCTTGATGCGGTTTCTGCTTT encodes:
- a CDS encoding RNA polymerase sigma-70 factor is translated as MNTSSARAEQFEELRPLLFSIAYRLLGSVAEAEDAVQDTWLRYAASPTIPRSPRAFLSAMVTRASIDVLRSARVRREAYVGPWFPEPLLEDPYDDPERAAELADSVSMAALLLLERLTPAERAVFVLREVFGFDFPAVAEAVGRSEVACRQLAVRARRHMDAGRPRFEADRAGRTELAARFCDALRDGDVDALRDLLAADVQMAGDGGGKAPALARTVFGVENVARLLASVFPSMADIDGKVEPREVNGQPGVILRDREGAVAGVLTLEVLDGRIQAIRSVLNPDKLAHLGPLADPWAVARDLQQARQRRG
- a CDS encoding NAD-dependent epimerase/dehydratase family protein, whose amino-acid sequence is MRVFIAGGSGALGRRLVPQLVARGHQVTATTTSAAKLELLARLGARGVVMDGLDAAAVGEAVAAATPDVIVNQMTGLSTEHAGRLNPRRADRYFAATNLLRTEGVDHLLAAAEAVGVSHVVAQSHASFNGRREGGWIKTEEEPLQVVEGTKAISHLEEAVVAAGGVALRYGAFYGPGASDEQVEMVRKRWFPLVGGGTGYFSWVHVDDAAAATVLAIEQHRTGVFNIVDDEPAPVNQWLPYLAQSIGAKPPRRLPAWLARALAGEMMVGMMIEGRGFSNAKAKRDLGWQLRYPSWRQGFKEGLA
- a CDS encoding DoxX family protein, whose amino-acid sequence is MNIALWIGTALLAAVALVGGVTKSFVPKTRLAAQHGGEWTEKASVGFVKGIGAVEILAAVGLIMPRVVGVAPVMVPVTALCWVALMVGAMVTHGRLGQFGFVALNMVYLALAVFVAAGRI